From Halorientalis litorea:
GAACGGCACGTCCGAGACCAAGTCCTCGGGGTCGATGTCGTCGTAGACGACTGTCTCCCCGGCCTCGAAGACATCCCACAGCCAGTCGCCGCGAGGGTGTGCCGGGGAGGGCGTCCCGGATTCGCGCAGGAGTCGGCGGTGTTCGTCCGAGTCCGCCACGACTTCCAGCGCGTCGTTCGCCTCGTTCGGATACCAGACCGACGGTATCTGGAAGTCGAGCAGGTCCTCGGCGGCTTCGACCGCTATCGCCACCGCTTCGTCCTTGTCCGCCGAGTCCACGAGCCGCCGCGTGGCGTCGTGGAGTGCCTCCATCTGGCGTTCGTACGACTTCGGCTTTCGGATGTCTTTGAAGATGCCGATGTAGCCGGAGAACTCGCCCTCGGTCTCGACTTTCGCCGAGGACAATCCGACGTCGATACGCTCCCCGTCTTTCGTCTGCCGGACCGTGTCGACGAACCGATTCTGGCCGCCGCTGTCCAGTTTCTCGACGAACTGTTGGAACTCCGTCTCCTTCTCGTCGGGCACGAACGGTGCCCGCTCGCCGAGAATCTCCGACTCCGTCCAGCCGAACACCCGTTCTGCCCCGGGGTTCCACATCGTGACTCGCAGTTCGTCGTCGAGCATGACGATGGGGTCCGGTGCGGCGTTGATGACCCCCTCCAATGTTCGTGTCGTCTCGCGGAGTTCACGCTCGCGCTCTTTGCGCTCCGTGATTTCCCGGGAGAACACCGAGAGCCCGTCCTCGTCGGGATACACGTCCACGTCCACCCAGTAGTCGAACCCCTCGCCGATGTACGTCTCGAACGACCGTGGCTCCTGTGTCTCCATCGCCGCGCGATACTGCGTCTCGGCCTCCGTCCCGAGGAGTTCCGGGAACGCGTCCCAGAGTACCTCACCACGTACTTCCTCCCCTTGTACGCCCCCTCGCTCCGCCATCTGCTCGTTCCAGTAGGTAATTCGCCACTGGGAATCGACCGCGTAGTACGCGTCCGAGACTCGCTCGGTCAGTCGCTCGTACTTCCGTTTGCGGGAGCGCAGTTCCTGCTGTGCCTCGATGCCGGACAGTGCCGTCCCGATGGTCTCACCGACCTCCGTGAACAGACTTCGCTCGTCTTCGCCGAACGCCTCGGCCCGCGCGGAGTAGATGTTCAGAACGCCGTACTGTATGTCCCCGTCGGTTATCGGGATGGCGGCACTCGACTCGAAGCCCTGTTCGAGCGCGTGGTCCCGCCACGGCTCGTACTCCGGGTCGTCCCTGATGTTTTGCATCACCTGAACACGACCGGTGCGGGTGGCCGTCGCCGTCGGTCCGTGCTTGGATGGCGGTTCGTGGACGGCAATCGAGATTTCGTCGAGATACCCGCCGCCGACACCTGCCGCCACCCGTGGCCTGATTTCGTCGGTCTCCTCGTCGTGTTCACCTATCCACGCGAACACGTACGCCTCGGAGTCGGCGAACGCCGAACAGACCCCCGCTTCGAGTTCGTCGCGGGTCGAAGCGTCGATGATGACTCTGTGGATACTGTGAAGTACCTCGCTCGCTTGGTGATACGCCTCCCGAAAGCCACCGCTCATTGGTTATCGAAAGGCTTGGGTCGTATAAACACTACTGCCTCTCTCACACCACTCAGTTGCCACGTCGACCGAGACTGGTCACGCCCTGGCTTCGGCCGGAGTTACGCACGCACTCTCTCGGAAGCCCTCGAACTGTACCGGCCCGCACGACCGGTCGACGGTCGGTTCCTGCGGTGTCGTGGGGCGAAAGGCGGCCCCGGTATCTCAGGAGACTTCGAGGCCACCTTCGGCGATTTCTTTGACCCGTTCGGCATCGGCGTAGCCGTGGCGAGCGAGCATCTCCGCGCTCACCTCGACGATGTCGTGCTCCGGGTCGACAGTCGTGAAGATGCCCTCGCCGATGGCGATGACGCGCAACACGAGTGCCATGTCCTTCGGCAGCCGGAAGGGCAACTCGTAGACCACTTCCTCGAGGTCCTCGACGAGAGCGCGCATCTCCGCGAAGTCGAACCCGCCGCCCTGTGCCGCCTCGACCTGCGTGGCGACCAGTTCCTCTAACTCTTCGCGGCCCCCCTCAGCAGCATCGAGATCGAGCATCCCGAGTTCGGAGAGTGCCGTAATCACTTCGTCGGGGTCCTCGCTGCCGACGGCCAGATAGAAGCTGACGAACTTCTGTTGGAGCCCATCGGGAACGTGGTCGCTCATCCCGAAATCGTACAGGACCGCGGTGCCGTCGGGCTGTACGGCGACGTTGCCCGGATGGGGGTCGCCGTGGAAGACGCCGTCGACGAGACACATCTTCAGGTACACCTGGTGGAGGTCCTTCGCCAGTCGCGGTCGGTCGATATCCATCCGGTCGAGTTCTTCGAGGTCGGTCAGTTTCGTGCCGTCGACGTACTCCATCGTCAACACCCGTTCCGTCGAGTGCGAGTCGACGACCTCGGGAATCGTCACGCGGTCGTCGTCCTCGAAGTTCGCGCGTATCTCAGCCATCATGCGCGCTTCGCGCTCGAAGTCCATCTCCTCGTAGAGCGTCTCCCGGAAGTGTTCCGAGAGGTTCTCGAGCGAGAAGGCCCGTCCGTCGTCGACGAACTGGATGAGTACCCACAGGAGTTTGTCGAGGGCTTCGAGGTCGCGCTCGACGCGATGCTCTAGCTCCGGTCTGCGCACCTTGACCGCGACGTCGCGGCCGTCGATGCTCGCCCGGTGGACCTGTGAGAGGCTCGCACCGCTTATCGACTCGGTGTCGAAGGAGTCGAACCGCTCTTCGATTGGTCCCAGATCCGTTTCGACGACTTTCCGGGCGTCCTCCCACGGGGAGGGCGGGACGTCGTCCTGTAGTTTCTCCAGTTCCGCCAGCCACTCCGGTGGAGCCACGTCCGGACGGGTCGAGAGCAACTGCCCGAGTTTGATGAACGTCGGCCCGAGGTCGACGAGCGTCTCCCGCAACCAGACCGCCTGTCGTTCCCGCAATCGCTCGTTTCCACCCAGCAGTCTATCGAGCGTGGAAGTGACGATAATCGGAAGGAACGCATAGACGATGACGACGATGCGAGCGTAGGTCCGAAGTCTCGATATCACGCCGTATCACCTCGACATGTGGGCGGTTCGAGTGCGGTCCCCGGCCCCGAACGGACGCGCCGACGGCCCCGCATCGCCCGTTCCGTACGACCCCCTCGATACCGATGGACTGGCTGAGCCATCGTTACAAGTATATATTCAATATCAAATTGACTCTACATCCTCTCATACGAGGTATTTCTTACTGTATTTAAACCCGTCTGCAGTGAGGGAGAGTACCACCCATTCCCGTACGAACGGTATTTGCTTGGTATTAGCACCGCTTGATTTCACGCTTCGCTGTTCATTCGGCCACTACCGGATACATCCCCTCAGATGGGAGATGCAGGCCTCGGCACTCGAATCCGGACGACCTACGGGCACAAACCGATTGATGACAGTTTTCACTCCTGCAACGTCAGTCGTGGTGTCGTATGTTCGTACCGGCACGATTCAGGTGTCGGATACTCCACACTCCGTTTTTGAGTGTGCAATCTGTAGCGATATACTCTCCAACTGGTGGCCCTCAGTTGGCCGCGTGACTCTGAAGTACACGTACTGCCCGGAGTCCAGACTGTCCGGAGCAAAGGTATATTGATTCGACACAGGGCCGGTAATTAATGACCTTGGACGCGCCCGCTCGTCGAGGTTTGATCTTTCTGGTCGTCGGTGTTTTTCTGCTGGTGAACGTGGGCCACTTCCACATCGTTTCACCCGGCGACGAGCGCTACGAGTACCAGCGCGTGGCCGTCACTGCCGCCGACGACGACACGCGCTTTACTGTCGACGGCGAGTGGGCCAACCGACCGGAAAGCATCGCCGGCATCGGCTGTGATGGGCTTACCGACACCAGCAGCACGCGACTCTGTGTACTGGAGACGTGGCTACTGAACGGGAGTGGCCAACCACGGACGCTGACCATCGACCGACCGGAAGTCTGGACCACGGGCCAAGCATACACCGTCCACGGTGGGCAGTTCTACGAACGGACCCGGACGACGCACCGTATCTCAGAAACGGTTCCGGAGGGGCAGGTCAGAGTCACGCTGACTCCTCGTTCACCTATGGAGGTGCTAAACGCTATCGCCGTCCCCATCGAGAGGGTGCCGCCGGAACTGCGCCGTGTGATTCGGCGGGACTCGTTGACGACTGACCACTACGTCGAGGGTGCAGAGGTAGACACTGAACTGCCGCCTGTCCCCGCCAACGAGTACGACGACGGAGGACTTGTAGTCGAGACACAAGACGGCTTCGTCGTCGTCACTACCAGTTACCACACAGGCAAGCCAGCGCTACGTTTCGTCGCTGGCGCACTCCAGTGGCTCCTCGGACTCGGACTGGTGGTCAGCGGCGGCCACCGGTACTTGACCCATCTGTAACCGATTCGCGCTATCGAGGCGGTCGTGACCGTTTGTTCCCGATACGTGCCCTGTGTCTCGCACGTCCTTCCTGACAAACTCTGTATGAGAAGAGCGAGAGTCCGCTGCGGTCGCTCTACGTGTCTGTATTCTCAACGCTGTCCAGAGCCACAGATGGCTCTCTGATACCGGTAACTCGGAGGCCTCGGCACTCACGACTCACGATCTATCCATAGGCCTAGGTGCATCCAGCCGTAATTGTCCATTGTGAAACACTATGAGCGATGAAGAGCCACAGCAGACCGAGTGGGAGACCGAGGTCGGCCTGTCCGAAGAGACGACCTACGTTGCGATTTACCCCAGTCGCAAGCACGCCGAAAAGTGGATGCAGGAAGCCGAGGAGCAGGGCTACGGGAGTCGATCAAAGTATCTCTACGAATTGATACAGGAGGCCCGCGCTGCCCGTCAAGAAGGATCCCTCGCTACAGTCAGAACGAATCGAAGGCCGAAGAACTCCAACCGCAAGTCGAGCAGTTGCAGGACGACCTCGAAGACGCTCGTAACGCCGAACCCGGCGAAATAGATATCGAGCATGAAGAGTTTTGAAGCCCACGAACGATTACGAGCGCATTGGGATCCAACGATTCGCCCAGCTCCGGAGTGCAGACGAGATTCTGAACCATTCACTATCGGGCTCTGTACTGGTCGACAAACCTCTCTTCACAGCGCTTTGATTCAGCGAAACCAAATAACCATTATTCATGAGTATGAGTATAAATTATGGACGCAGATCCCCATGACGACGCTTGGGGGGACCGCGAAGAGAGCATCAGTGTCTATCGGTCCGTCATCGAAGCCATTCGAGACGGCGTTTTCATCGTTGATCTGGACGGGACTATCACCTACGTCAACGACTCGCTTTGCTCATTGACTGGACGTGAGCGGAACGAACTGGTTGGCAACACGTTCGACACGCTGGTCGAATCAGGACTGGTTGAATCAGCCGAGTTTGATCGATTCGTTACAACCATCAACTCCATTGCCGACGGAGAAATCCAGGATGAAATTCTGACCTTCGAAATTGATCAGGAAACCGAACAAATGGTAGACGTTCGCGTCTCGAAACATATCCGGGACGACGGCACTGACGATATTGTCGGCGTGGTTCGGGATGTGACAGACCGCGAGCGGAGGGCCCGAGCGGCAGAACAAAAACAGGAGGTACTGGCCAAACTCTATCAAGTTGGTGCAGAGGACGCTCTCACGTTCGAACAAAAAGCCGAGCGCATCCTCTCCATTGGGTGTGAGTACCTTGATCTGCCGTTTGGGTTCCTGTCGAGAATAGAGGAAGACACACAAGAGATTGTACACGCTGTTGGCGATCATACACTGCTCCAGCCAGACGAAACCGCACCGCTGGAGCAGTCGTACTGTCGGAAGACCATCGAAAGCGACGACCTGGTCGGTATGCAGGACGCACGAGCGGAGTTGGGCGACGACGACCCGGCGTACGAACTGTTCGACTTAGGCTGTTATATCGGAACGAAGGTCAAGGTCGGGGAGACCCTCTACGGGACGTTCTGCTTTGCGGCCCCACACGACCGTGACCGGGAATTCACCGCCGGCGAACGAGAGGTAATCAAGCTTCTCGGACAGTGGGCCGGGTACGAACTCGAACGGCAGCGGTTCGAAGAACGCCTGGAAGGTCTGCACGAAGTATCACAGCGGTTGCTGACGGCTGAAACGATGACGGACGTCGCACAGATCACGATGGAGATGGTCGTCGAGTTGTTCAATCTCCCGGTGAGTGCGTTTTGGGAGTATGATGCTGACGACGACGTGTTATCTGCGGCGGTTGAAACAGACGAAGCAGTACGGGTCGTTGGGGAGGCCCCGACGTTCGAGCGGGGTGACGCACTCATTTGGGAGAGTTTCGATAGTGGCGAAATCCGGTACCACGAGGACCTGACCAAACAAACAGGAACCTACAACCCGGAGACACAATTGCGGTCAGAGGTCCACGTTCCCTGCGGGAATCATGGCATCATCACGAGTTCCGCGACCGAGCCACGTGCCTTCGACGAGATCGACATCGAAAGTCTCCGCCTTCTTGAGGCGTTGGTCACGGAGGCTATAACTGCAGTCAAGCGAGAAGAACAGCTAGCCGAGCGTGGTGAAGCACTCCAGCGACAGAACGACCGCCTCGAAGGGTTTGCCGATGTCGTGGCACACGACCTCCGAAACCCAATGACGGGAGCGGTCGGCTTTCTCGAAATCGCCCGCAAAACGAACGAGTCACAGCATTTCGAACGCGTCGAACAGTCCTTAGAGCGGATGGAGGAACTCATCGACGAGTTGTTGATGATCGCACGCGGTGATCGACAGGCAGTCAACATACGCACACTTTCGTTGCAACCAATCGTCGAGGAAGCGTGGTCGTATACCGACGCCCAGAAAGCGACCTTGTCCGCAGACGACCCGCTCGGTGAGATACAGGCCGACGAGACACGACTGTTGCAACTGTTCGGTAATCTCTTTCGCAACAGTGTCGAACACGGTGGCGACGACGTTACCGTGGAGGTCGGCCCACTCGCTGATGAGGCGGGGTTCTACGTCGCC
This genomic window contains:
- a CDS encoding sensor histidine kinase is translated as MSGGFREAYHQASEVLHSIHRVIIDASTRDELEAGVCSAFADSEAYVFAWIGEHDEETDEIRPRVAAGVGGGYLDEISIAVHEPPSKHGPTATATRTGRVQVMQNIRDDPEYEPWRDHALEQGFESSAAIPITDGDIQYGVLNIYSARAEAFGEDERSLFTEVGETIGTALSGIEAQQELRSRKRKYERLTERVSDAYYAVDSQWRITYWNEQMAERGGVQGEEVRGEVLWDAFPELLGTEAETQYRAAMETQEPRSFETYIGEGFDYWVDVDVYPDEDGLSVFSREITERKERERELRETTRTLEGVINAAPDPIVMLDDELRVTMWNPGAERVFGWTESEILGERAPFVPDEKETEFQQFVEKLDSGGQNRFVDTVRQTKDGERIDVGLSSAKVETEGEFSGYIGIFKDIRKPKSYERQMEALHDATRRLVDSADKDEAVAIAVEAAEDLLDFQIPSVWYPNEANDALEVVADSDEHRRLLRESGTPSPAHPRGDWLWDVFEAGETVVYDDIDPEDLVSDVPFKSAILVPLGEHGLLACASREETGFEDRHVTLATVLGRNVTAVLDSLEGESELREQRDNLEVLDQMVRHDIRNDLQVISGYAEALQTRVDDSEREYVEQILASTESATSLTQAARDLAEVMLQTESEYEPIPLRRRLMTQLEEVRAMHSHASITVDGRLPDSTVVADEMLPSVFRNLLKNAIQHNDKEVPEVVVTASERDETVVVSIADNGPGIPDEMQGEMFAKGEKGLKSDGTGIGLYLVETLVDGYGGTVWVEDNDPEGAVFNVELPLAE
- a CDS encoding ABC1 kinase family protein; its protein translation is MISRLRTYARIVVIVYAFLPIIVTSTLDRLLGGNERLRERQAVWLRETLVDLGPTFIKLGQLLSTRPDVAPPEWLAELEKLQDDVPPSPWEDARKVVETDLGPIEERFDSFDTESISGASLSQVHRASIDGRDVAVKVRRPELEHRVERDLEALDKLLWVLIQFVDDGRAFSLENLSEHFRETLYEEMDFEREARMMAEIRANFEDDDRVTIPEVVDSHSTERVLTMEYVDGTKLTDLEELDRMDIDRPRLAKDLHQVYLKMCLVDGVFHGDPHPGNVAVQPDGTAVLYDFGMSDHVPDGLQQKFVSFYLAVGSEDPDEVITALSELGMLDLDAAEGGREELEELVATQVEAAQGGGFDFAEMRALVEDLEEVVYELPFRLPKDMALVLRVIAIGEGIFTTVDPEHDIVEVSAEMLARHGYADAERVKEIAEGGLEVS
- a CDS encoding GAF domain-containing protein codes for the protein MDADPHDDAWGDREESISVYRSVIEAIRDGVFIVDLDGTITYVNDSLCSLTGRERNELVGNTFDTLVESGLVESAEFDRFVTTINSIADGEIQDEILTFEIDQETEQMVDVRVSKHIRDDGTDDIVGVVRDVTDRERRARAAEQKQEVLAKLYQVGAEDALTFEQKAERILSIGCEYLDLPFGFLSRIEEDTQEIVHAVGDHTLLQPDETAPLEQSYCRKTIESDDLVGMQDARAELGDDDPAYELFDLGCYIGTKVKVGETLYGTFCFAAPHDRDREFTAGEREVIKLLGQWAGYELERQRFEERLEGLHEVSQRLLTAETMTDVAQITMEMVVELFNLPVSAFWEYDADDDVLSAAVETDEAVRVVGEAPTFERGDALIWESFDSGEIRYHEDLTKQTGTYNPETQLRSEVHVPCGNHGIITSSATEPRAFDEIDIESLRLLEALVTEAITAVKREEQLAERGEALQRQNDRLEGFADVVAHDLRNPMTGAVGFLEIARKTNESQHFERVEQSLERMEELIDELLMIARGDRQAVNIRTLSLQPIVEEAWSYTDAQKATLSADDPLGEIQADETRLLQLFGNLFRNSVEHGGDDVTVEVGPLADEAGFYVADDGPGFSDKQRTEIEALGDTDEMSGFGIGLMSVVDVVEAHGWDLSVPATDQGARIEIRTGERSE